The genomic region GTCGTTCACCACCTTGGGCTGGAGCTCCGGCTTCTTCCAGGAGTTGGCGTGCGAGCAGTCCACCACGATGTTCCCCGGCAGGCCGGCCTTGGCGAGCGCCTCCTCGGCCATGGCGATGGAGACGCTGTCGAAGTTGGGCCGGCCGCCGCCGCCGCGCAGCACGAGGTGGCCGTGGCGGTTGCCGCGGGTCCGGATCACCGCCGAGCGCCCCTGGTCGTTGATGCCCAGGAAGGCGTGCGGCCGGGCCGCCGAGAGGATGGCGTTGACCGCGCCGTCGATCTCGCCCTCGGTGCCGTTCTTGAACCCGACCGGCGTGGAGAGGCCGGAGGCGAGGTTCCGGTGGGTCTGCGACTCGGAGGTGCGGGCGCCGATGGCGGTCCAGGCGATGAGGTCGCCGCGGTAGTGGGGCGCGATGGGGTCGAGCGCCTCGGTGCCGGCCGGGAGCCCGAGCTCGTTCACGTCGAGCAGGAACTTGCGGGCGCGCTCCATGCCCTGGCGGATGTGGAACGAGCCGTCGAGGTCGGGGTCGTTGGTGAACCCCTCCCAGCCGGTGGTGGTGCGCGGCTTCTCGTAGTAGACGCGCATCACCAGGAAGAGCGTGTCGGCGAGCTCGTCGGCGAGGGCGCGGAGGCGGCGCGCGTACTCGAGCCCGGCGACCGGGTCGTGGATCGAGCACGGGCCGACCACCACGAGGAGGCGCGGGTCGCTCCGGTCGAGGATCGCCTCCACCGT from Anaeromyxobacter paludicola harbors:
- a CDS encoding 3-deoxy-7-phosphoheptulonate synthase, with protein sequence MATPPKEAGSATIAPCQTLQEVRERIDALDQDLVALLARRRAYALAAGRFKRTADGVKDPAREEQVIAHVRGLAQREDIEPDLVEALYRDMIAGFVRVELAAGGHPLERTENLNVGSFEAMPPPDQLKQRLPVSEKAAVTVVEGRRTVEAILDRSDPRLLVVVGPCSIHDPVAGLEYARRLRALADELADTLFLVMRVYYEKPRTTTGWEGFTNDPDLDGSFHIRQGMERARKFLLDVNELGLPAGTEALDPIAPHYRGDLIAWTAIGARTSESQTHRNLASGLSTPVGFKNGTEGEIDGAVNAILSAARPHAFLGINDQGRSAVIRTRGNRHGHLVLRGGGGRPNFDSVSIAMAEEALAKAGLPGNIVVDCSHANSWKKPELQPKVVNDVVDQIRRGNRSVVGLMIESFLEAGNQPIPADLSKLTFGRSVTDPCLSWDDTAAVLREAREVLKPVLAGRIEGEPKAG